From the Homo sapiens chromosome 1, GRCh38.p14 Primary Assembly genome, one window contains:
- the UBQLN4 gene encoding ubiquilin-4 isoform X1: protein MAEPSGAETRPPIRVTVKTPKDKEEIVICDRASVKEFKEEISRRFKAQQDQLVLIFAGKILKDGDTLNQHGIKDGLTVHLVIKTPQKAQDPAAATASSPSTPDPASAPSTTPASPATPAQPSTSGSASSDAGSGSRRSSGGGPSPGAGEGSPSATASILSGFGGILGLGSLGLGSANFMELQQQMQRQLMSNPEMLSQIMENPLVQDMMSNPDLMRHMIMANPQMQQLMERNPEISHMLNNPELMRQTMELARNPAMMQEMMRNQDRALSNLESIPGGYNALRRMYTDIQEPMFSAAREQFGNNPFSSLAGNSDSSSSQPLRTENREPLPNPWSPSPPTSQAPGSGGEGTGGSGTSQVHPTVSNPFGINAASLGSGMFNSPEMQALLQQISENPQLMQNVISAPYMRSMMQTLAQNPDFAAQMMVNVPLFAGNPQLQEQLRLQLPVFLQQMQNPESLSILTNPRAMQALLQIQQGLQTLQTEAPGLVPSLGSFGISRTPAPSAGSNAGSTPEAPTSSPATPATSSPTGASSAQQQLMQQMIQLLAGSGNSQSFPWSPVEIWTITH from the exons ATGGCGGAGCCGAGCGGGGCCGAGACGAGGCCCCCCATTCGGGTCACCGTCAAGACCCCCAAGGACAAGGAGGAAATTGTGATCTGCGATCGAGCCTCGGTCAAGGAG TTCAAAGAGGAAATCTCCCGGAGGTTTAAGGCTCAGCAGGATCAGCTGGTCCTGATCTTCGCAGGCAAGATCCTCAAGGATGGGGACACACTGAACCAGCACGGAATCAAGGACGGGCTCACTGTCCATCTGGTCATCAAGACCCCTCAGAA GGCTCAAGATCCAGCTGCTGCCACTGCTTCTTCCCCCTCCACACCTGACCCTGCCTCagcaccctccaccacgcctgcTTCACCCGCCACCCCTGCCCAGCCCTCCACCTCTGGCAGTGCCTCTTCAGATGCTGGCAGTGGAAGCCGGAGGAGCAGTGGTGGGGGGCCCTCTccgggggctggggagggatccCCCAGTGCTACTGCGTCCATACTCT CTGGCTTTGGGGGCATCCTGGGGCTGGGCAGCCTAGGCCTGGGCTCTGCCAACTTCATGGAGCTGCAGCAGCAGATGCAGCGGCAGCTGATGTCCAATCCTGAGATGCTGTCACAGATCATGGAGAACCCCCTGGTCCAGGATATGATGTCTAACCCTGATCTGATGCGTCACATGATTATGGCCAACCCCCAGATGCAGCAGTTGATGGAGCGGAACCCTGAGATCAGCCACATGCTCAATAACCCTGAACTCATGAGGCAG ACAATGGAGCTTGCTCGGAATCCAGCCATGATGCAAGAGATGATGCGGAACCAGGACCGGGCCCTGAGCAACCTTGAGAGCATCCCTGGAGGGTATAATGCCCTCCGCCGCATGTACACGGACATCCAGGAGCCCATGTTCAGTGCTGCCCGGGAACAG ttTGGCAACAATCCCTTCTCTTCCCTGGCCGGGAACTCCGACAGCTCATCCTCCCAGCCTCTGCGGACTGAGAATCGAGAGCCCCTCCCTAACCCCTGGAGCCCctcgccccccacctcccaggcccccGGGTCCGGTGGGGAGGGCACCGGAGGATCGGGGACCAGCCAGGTGCACCCGACAGTCTCGAACCCCTTTGGGATCAATGCGGCTAGCCTGGGGTCAG GGATGTTCAATAGCCCAGAAATGCAAGCCCTCCTCCAGCAGATCTCTGAGAACCCCCAGCTGATGCAGAATGTGATCTCAGCACCCTACATGCGCAGCATGATGCAGACGCTTGCCCAGAACCCCGACTTTGCTGCTCAG ATGATGGTGAATGTGCCGCTCTTCGCGGGGAACCCCCAACTGCAGGAGCAGCTCCGCCTGCAGCTCCCAGTCTTCCTGCAGCAG ATGCAGAACCCAGAGTCACTCTCCATCCTTACCAATCCCCGAGCCATGCAGGCATTGCTGCAGATCCAGCAGGGACTACAGACCTTGCAGACCGAGGCCCCTGGGCTGGTACCCAG CCTTGGCTCCTTTGGGATATCCCGGACCCCAGCACCCTCAGCAGGCAGCAACGCAGGGTCTACGCCCGAGGCCCCCACTTCCTCACCAGCCACGCCAGCCACATCTTCTCCAACAGGGGCTTCCAGCGCCCAGCAGCAACTCATGCAGCAGATGATCCAGCTTTTGGCTGGAAGTGGAAACTCACAG AGCTTTCCTTGGAGCCCCGTGGAGATCTGGACCATCACCCATTAG
- the UBQLN4 gene encoding ubiquilin-4 isoform 1 (isoform 1 is encoded by transcript variant 1): protein MAEPSGAETRPPIRVTVKTPKDKEEIVICDRASVKEFKEEISRRFKAQQDQLVLIFAGKILKDGDTLNQHGIKDGLTVHLVIKTPQKAQDPAAATASSPSTPDPASAPSTTPASPATPAQPSTSGSASSDAGSGSRRSSGGGPSPGAGEGSPSATASILSGFGGILGLGSLGLGSANFMELQQQMQRQLMSNPEMLSQIMENPLVQDMMSNPDLMRHMIMANPQMQQLMERNPEISHMLNNPELMRQTMELARNPAMMQEMMRNQDRALSNLESIPGGYNALRRMYTDIQEPMFSAAREQFGNNPFSSLAGNSDSSSSQPLRTENREPLPNPWSPSPPTSQAPGSGGEGTGGSGTSQVHPTVSNPFGINAASLGSGMFNSPEMQALLQQISENPQLMQNVISAPYMRSMMQTLAQNPDFAAQMMVNVPLFAGNPQLQEQLRLQLPVFLQQMQNPESLSILTNPRAMQALLQIQQGLQTLQTEAPGLVPSLGSFGISRTPAPSAGSNAGSTPEAPTSSPATPATSSPTGASSAQQQLMQQMIQLLAGSGNSQVQTPEVRFQQQLEQLNSMGFINREANLQALIATGGDINAAIERLLGSQLS, encoded by the exons ATGGCGGAGCCGAGCGGGGCCGAGACGAGGCCCCCCATTCGGGTCACCGTCAAGACCCCCAAGGACAAGGAGGAAATTGTGATCTGCGATCGAGCCTCGGTCAAGGAG TTCAAAGAGGAAATCTCCCGGAGGTTTAAGGCTCAGCAGGATCAGCTGGTCCTGATCTTCGCAGGCAAGATCCTCAAGGATGGGGACACACTGAACCAGCACGGAATCAAGGACGGGCTCACTGTCCATCTGGTCATCAAGACCCCTCAGAA GGCTCAAGATCCAGCTGCTGCCACTGCTTCTTCCCCCTCCACACCTGACCCTGCCTCagcaccctccaccacgcctgcTTCACCCGCCACCCCTGCCCAGCCCTCCACCTCTGGCAGTGCCTCTTCAGATGCTGGCAGTGGAAGCCGGAGGAGCAGTGGTGGGGGGCCCTCTccgggggctggggagggatccCCCAGTGCTACTGCGTCCATACTCT CTGGCTTTGGGGGCATCCTGGGGCTGGGCAGCCTAGGCCTGGGCTCTGCCAACTTCATGGAGCTGCAGCAGCAGATGCAGCGGCAGCTGATGTCCAATCCTGAGATGCTGTCACAGATCATGGAGAACCCCCTGGTCCAGGATATGATGTCTAACCCTGATCTGATGCGTCACATGATTATGGCCAACCCCCAGATGCAGCAGTTGATGGAGCGGAACCCTGAGATCAGCCACATGCTCAATAACCCTGAACTCATGAGGCAG ACAATGGAGCTTGCTCGGAATCCAGCCATGATGCAAGAGATGATGCGGAACCAGGACCGGGCCCTGAGCAACCTTGAGAGCATCCCTGGAGGGTATAATGCCCTCCGCCGCATGTACACGGACATCCAGGAGCCCATGTTCAGTGCTGCCCGGGAACAG ttTGGCAACAATCCCTTCTCTTCCCTGGCCGGGAACTCCGACAGCTCATCCTCCCAGCCTCTGCGGACTGAGAATCGAGAGCCCCTCCCTAACCCCTGGAGCCCctcgccccccacctcccaggcccccGGGTCCGGTGGGGAGGGCACCGGAGGATCGGGGACCAGCCAGGTGCACCCGACAGTCTCGAACCCCTTTGGGATCAATGCGGCTAGCCTGGGGTCAG GGATGTTCAATAGCCCAGAAATGCAAGCCCTCCTCCAGCAGATCTCTGAGAACCCCCAGCTGATGCAGAATGTGATCTCAGCACCCTACATGCGCAGCATGATGCAGACGCTTGCCCAGAACCCCGACTTTGCTGCTCAG ATGATGGTGAATGTGCCGCTCTTCGCGGGGAACCCCCAACTGCAGGAGCAGCTCCGCCTGCAGCTCCCAGTCTTCCTGCAGCAG ATGCAGAACCCAGAGTCACTCTCCATCCTTACCAATCCCCGAGCCATGCAGGCATTGCTGCAGATCCAGCAGGGACTACAGACCTTGCAGACCGAGGCCCCTGGGCTGGTACCCAG CCTTGGCTCCTTTGGGATATCCCGGACCCCAGCACCCTCAGCAGGCAGCAACGCAGGGTCTACGCCCGAGGCCCCCACTTCCTCACCAGCCACGCCAGCCACATCTTCTCCAACAGGGGCTTCCAGCGCCCAGCAGCAACTCATGCAGCAGATGATCCAGCTTTTGGCTGGAAGTGGAAACTCACAG GTGCAGACGCCAGAAGTGAGATTTCAGCAGCAGCTGGAGCAGCTCAACTCCATGGGCTTCATCAATCGTGAGGCTAACCTGCAGGCCCTGATTGCCACAGGAGGGGACATCAACGCAGCTATCGAGAGACTGCTGGGCTCCCAGCTCTCCTAA
- the UBQLN4 gene encoding ubiquilin-4 isoform 2 (isoform 2 is encoded by transcript variant 2), with product MAEPSGAETRPPIRVTVKTPKDKEEIVICDRASVKEFKEEISRRFKAQQDQLVLIFAGKILKDGDTLNQHGIKDGLTVHLVIKTPQKAQDPAAATASSPSTPDPASAPSTTPASPATPAQPSTSGSASSDAGSGSRRSSAGFGGILGLGSLGLGSANFMELQQQMQRQLMSNPEMLSQIMENPLVQDMMSNPDLMRHMIMANPQMQQLMERNPEISHMLNNPELMRQTMELARNPAMMQEMMRNQDRALSNLESIPGGYNALRRMYTDIQEPMFSAAREQFGNNPFSSLAGNSDSSSSQPLRTENREPLPNPWSPSPPTSQAPGSGGEGTGGSGTSQVHPTVSNPFGINAASLGSGMFNSPEMQALLQQISENPQLMQNVISAPYMRSMMQTLAQNPDFAAQMMVNVPLFAGNPQLQEQLRLQLPVFLQQMQNPESLSILTNPRAMQALLQIQQGLQTLQTEAPGLVPSLGSFGISRTPAPSAGSNAGSTPEAPTSSPATPATSSPTGASSAQQQLMQQMIQLLAGSGNSQVQTPEVRFQQQLEQLNSMGFINREANLQALIATGGDINAAIERLLGSQLS from the exons ATGGCGGAGCCGAGCGGGGCCGAGACGAGGCCCCCCATTCGGGTCACCGTCAAGACCCCCAAGGACAAGGAGGAAATTGTGATCTGCGATCGAGCCTCGGTCAAGGAG TTCAAAGAGGAAATCTCCCGGAGGTTTAAGGCTCAGCAGGATCAGCTGGTCCTGATCTTCGCAGGCAAGATCCTCAAGGATGGGGACACACTGAACCAGCACGGAATCAAGGACGGGCTCACTGTCCATCTGGTCATCAAGACCCCTCAGAA GGCTCAAGATCCAGCTGCTGCCACTGCTTCTTCCCCCTCCACACCTGACCCTGCCTCagcaccctccaccacgcctgcTTCACCCGCCACCCCTGCCCAGCCCTCCACCTCTGGCAGTGCCTCTTCAGATGCTGGCAGTGGAAGCCGGAGGAGCAGTG CTGGCTTTGGGGGCATCCTGGGGCTGGGCAGCCTAGGCCTGGGCTCTGCCAACTTCATGGAGCTGCAGCAGCAGATGCAGCGGCAGCTGATGTCCAATCCTGAGATGCTGTCACAGATCATGGAGAACCCCCTGGTCCAGGATATGATGTCTAACCCTGATCTGATGCGTCACATGATTATGGCCAACCCCCAGATGCAGCAGTTGATGGAGCGGAACCCTGAGATCAGCCACATGCTCAATAACCCTGAACTCATGAGGCAG ACAATGGAGCTTGCTCGGAATCCAGCCATGATGCAAGAGATGATGCGGAACCAGGACCGGGCCCTGAGCAACCTTGAGAGCATCCCTGGAGGGTATAATGCCCTCCGCCGCATGTACACGGACATCCAGGAGCCCATGTTCAGTGCTGCCCGGGAACAG ttTGGCAACAATCCCTTCTCTTCCCTGGCCGGGAACTCCGACAGCTCATCCTCCCAGCCTCTGCGGACTGAGAATCGAGAGCCCCTCCCTAACCCCTGGAGCCCctcgccccccacctcccaggcccccGGGTCCGGTGGGGAGGGCACCGGAGGATCGGGGACCAGCCAGGTGCACCCGACAGTCTCGAACCCCTTTGGGATCAATGCGGCTAGCCTGGGGTCAG GGATGTTCAATAGCCCAGAAATGCAAGCCCTCCTCCAGCAGATCTCTGAGAACCCCCAGCTGATGCAGAATGTGATCTCAGCACCCTACATGCGCAGCATGATGCAGACGCTTGCCCAGAACCCCGACTTTGCTGCTCAG ATGATGGTGAATGTGCCGCTCTTCGCGGGGAACCCCCAACTGCAGGAGCAGCTCCGCCTGCAGCTCCCAGTCTTCCTGCAGCAG ATGCAGAACCCAGAGTCACTCTCCATCCTTACCAATCCCCGAGCCATGCAGGCATTGCTGCAGATCCAGCAGGGACTACAGACCTTGCAGACCGAGGCCCCTGGGCTGGTACCCAG CCTTGGCTCCTTTGGGATATCCCGGACCCCAGCACCCTCAGCAGGCAGCAACGCAGGGTCTACGCCCGAGGCCCCCACTTCCTCACCAGCCACGCCAGCCACATCTTCTCCAACAGGGGCTTCCAGCGCCCAGCAGCAACTCATGCAGCAGATGATCCAGCTTTTGGCTGGAAGTGGAAACTCACAG GTGCAGACGCCAGAAGTGAGATTTCAGCAGCAGCTGGAGCAGCTCAACTCCATGGGCTTCATCAATCGTGAGGCTAACCTGCAGGCCCTGATTGCCACAGGAGGGGACATCAACGCAGCTATCGAGAGACTGCTGGGCTCCCAGCTCTCCTAA
- the UBQLN4 gene encoding ubiquilin-4 isoform X3, producing MELQQQMQRQLMSNPEMLSQIMENPLVQDMMSNPDLMRHMIMANPQMQQLMERNPEISHMLNNPELMRQTMELARNPAMMQEMMRNQDRALSNLESIPGGYNALRRMYTDIQEPMFSAAREQFGNNPFSSLAGNSDSSSSQPLRTENREPLPNPWSPSPPTSQAPGSGGEGTGGSGTSQVHPTVSNPFGINAASLGSGMFNSPEMQALLQQISENPQLMQNVISAPYMRSMMQTLAQNPDFAAQMMVNVPLFAGNPQLQEQLRLQLPVFLQQMQNPESLSILTNPRAMQALLQIQQGLQTLQTEAPGLVPSLGSFGISRTPAPSAGSNAGSTPEAPTSSPATPATSSPTGASSAQQQLMQQMIQLLAGSGNSQVQTPEVRFQQQLEQLNSMGFINREANLQALIATGGDINAAIERLLGSQLS from the exons ATGGAGCTGCAGCAGCAGATGCAGCGGCAGCTGATGTCCAATCCTGAGATGCTGTCACAGATCATGGAGAACCCCCTGGTCCAGGATATGATGTCTAACCCTGATCTGATGCGTCACATGATTATGGCCAACCCCCAGATGCAGCAGTTGATGGAGCGGAACCCTGAGATCAGCCACATGCTCAATAACCCTGAACTCATGAGGCAG ACAATGGAGCTTGCTCGGAATCCAGCCATGATGCAAGAGATGATGCGGAACCAGGACCGGGCCCTGAGCAACCTTGAGAGCATCCCTGGAGGGTATAATGCCCTCCGCCGCATGTACACGGACATCCAGGAGCCCATGTTCAGTGCTGCCCGGGAACAG ttTGGCAACAATCCCTTCTCTTCCCTGGCCGGGAACTCCGACAGCTCATCCTCCCAGCCTCTGCGGACTGAGAATCGAGAGCCCCTCCCTAACCCCTGGAGCCCctcgccccccacctcccaggcccccGGGTCCGGTGGGGAGGGCACCGGAGGATCGGGGACCAGCCAGGTGCACCCGACAGTCTCGAACCCCTTTGGGATCAATGCGGCTAGCCTGGGGTCAG GGATGTTCAATAGCCCAGAAATGCAAGCCCTCCTCCAGCAGATCTCTGAGAACCCCCAGCTGATGCAGAATGTGATCTCAGCACCCTACATGCGCAGCATGATGCAGACGCTTGCCCAGAACCCCGACTTTGCTGCTCAG ATGATGGTGAATGTGCCGCTCTTCGCGGGGAACCCCCAACTGCAGGAGCAGCTCCGCCTGCAGCTCCCAGTCTTCCTGCAGCAG ATGCAGAACCCAGAGTCACTCTCCATCCTTACCAATCCCCGAGCCATGCAGGCATTGCTGCAGATCCAGCAGGGACTACAGACCTTGCAGACCGAGGCCCCTGGGCTGGTACCCAG CCTTGGCTCCTTTGGGATATCCCGGACCCCAGCACCCTCAGCAGGCAGCAACGCAGGGTCTACGCCCGAGGCCCCCACTTCCTCACCAGCCACGCCAGCCACATCTTCTCCAACAGGGGCTTCCAGCGCCCAGCAGCAACTCATGCAGCAGATGATCCAGCTTTTGGCTGGAAGTGGAAACTCACAG GTGCAGACGCCAGAAGTGAGATTTCAGCAGCAGCTGGAGCAGCTCAACTCCATGGGCTTCATCAATCGTGAGGCTAACCTGCAGGCCCTGATTGCCACAGGAGGGGACATCAACGCAGCTATCGAGAGACTGCTGGGCTCCCAGCTCTCCTAA
- the UBQLN4 gene encoding ubiquilin-4 isoform X2: MAEPSGAETRPPIRVTVKTPKDKEEIVICDRASVKEFKEEISRRFKAQQDQLVLIFAGKILKDGDTLNQHGIKDGLTVHLVIKTPQKAQDPAAATASSPSTPDPASAPSTTPASPATPAQPSTSGSASSDAGSGSRRSSGGGPSPGAGEGSPSATASILSGFGGILGLGSLGLGSANFMELQQQMQRQLMSNPEMLSQIMENPLVQDMMSNPDLMRHMIMANPQMQQLMERNPEISHMLNNPELMRQTMELARNPAMMQEMMRNQDRALSNLESIPGGYNALRRMYTDIQEPMFSAAREQFGNNPFSSLAGNSDSSSSQPLRTENREPLPNPWSPSPPTSQAPGSGGEGTGGSGTSQVHPTVSNPFGINAASLGSGMFNSPEMQALLQQISENPQLMQNVISAPYMRSMMQTLAQNPDFAAQAFRIL; the protein is encoded by the exons ATGGCGGAGCCGAGCGGGGCCGAGACGAGGCCCCCCATTCGGGTCACCGTCAAGACCCCCAAGGACAAGGAGGAAATTGTGATCTGCGATCGAGCCTCGGTCAAGGAG TTCAAAGAGGAAATCTCCCGGAGGTTTAAGGCTCAGCAGGATCAGCTGGTCCTGATCTTCGCAGGCAAGATCCTCAAGGATGGGGACACACTGAACCAGCACGGAATCAAGGACGGGCTCACTGTCCATCTGGTCATCAAGACCCCTCAGAA GGCTCAAGATCCAGCTGCTGCCACTGCTTCTTCCCCCTCCACACCTGACCCTGCCTCagcaccctccaccacgcctgcTTCACCCGCCACCCCTGCCCAGCCCTCCACCTCTGGCAGTGCCTCTTCAGATGCTGGCAGTGGAAGCCGGAGGAGCAGTGGTGGGGGGCCCTCTccgggggctggggagggatccCCCAGTGCTACTGCGTCCATACTCT CTGGCTTTGGGGGCATCCTGGGGCTGGGCAGCCTAGGCCTGGGCTCTGCCAACTTCATGGAGCTGCAGCAGCAGATGCAGCGGCAGCTGATGTCCAATCCTGAGATGCTGTCACAGATCATGGAGAACCCCCTGGTCCAGGATATGATGTCTAACCCTGATCTGATGCGTCACATGATTATGGCCAACCCCCAGATGCAGCAGTTGATGGAGCGGAACCCTGAGATCAGCCACATGCTCAATAACCCTGAACTCATGAGGCAG ACAATGGAGCTTGCTCGGAATCCAGCCATGATGCAAGAGATGATGCGGAACCAGGACCGGGCCCTGAGCAACCTTGAGAGCATCCCTGGAGGGTATAATGCCCTCCGCCGCATGTACACGGACATCCAGGAGCCCATGTTCAGTGCTGCCCGGGAACAG ttTGGCAACAATCCCTTCTCTTCCCTGGCCGGGAACTCCGACAGCTCATCCTCCCAGCCTCTGCGGACTGAGAATCGAGAGCCCCTCCCTAACCCCTGGAGCCCctcgccccccacctcccaggcccccGGGTCCGGTGGGGAGGGCACCGGAGGATCGGGGACCAGCCAGGTGCACCCGACAGTCTCGAACCCCTTTGGGATCAATGCGGCTAGCCTGGGGTCAG GGATGTTCAATAGCCCAGAAATGCAAGCCCTCCTCCAGCAGATCTCTGAGAACCCCCAGCTGATGCAGAATGTGATCTCAGCACCCTACATGCGCAGCATGATGCAGACGCTTGCCCAGAACCCCGACTTTGCTGCTCAG GCCTTCAGGATACTTTGA